The following are encoded in a window of Balaenoptera ricei isolate mBalRic1 chromosome 1, mBalRic1.hap2, whole genome shotgun sequence genomic DNA:
- the PABPC4 gene encoding polyadenylate-binding protein 4 isoform X1 — MNAAASSYPMASLYVGDLHSDVTEAMLYEKFSPAGPVLSIRVCRDMITRRSLGYAYVNFQQPADAERALDTMNFDVIKGKPIRIMWSQRDPSLRKSGVGNVFIKNLDKSIDNKALYDTFSAFGNILSCKVVCDENGSKGYAFVHFETQEAADKAIEKMNGMLLNDRKVFVGRFKSRKEREAELGAKAKEFTNVYIKNFGEEVDDESLKELFSQFGKTLSVKVMRDPSGKSKGFGFVSYEKHEDANKAVEEMNGKEISGKVIFVGRAQKKVERQAELKRKFEQLKQERISRYQGVNLYIKNLDDTIDDEKLRKEFSPFGSITSAKVMLEDGRSKGFGFVCFSSPEEATKAVTEMNGRIVGSKPLYVALAQRKEERKAHLTNQYMQRVAGMRALPANAILNQFQPAAGGYFVPAVPQAQGRPPYYTPNQLAQMRPNPRWQQGGRPQGFQGMPSAIRQSGPRPALRHLAPTGNAPASRGLPTTAQRVGSECPDRLAMDFGGAGAAQQGLTDSCQSGGVPTAVQNLAPRAAVAAAAPRAVAPYKYASSVRSPHPAIQPLQAPQPAVHVQGQEPLTASMLAAAPPQEQKQMLGERLFPLIQTMHSNLAGKITGMLLEIDNSELLHMLESPESLRSKVDEAVAVLQAHHAKKEAAQKVGAVAAATS; from the exons atgAACGCTGCGGCCAGCAGCTACCCCATGGCCTCCCTGTACGTGGGTGACCTGCACTCGGACGTCACCGAGGCCATGCTGTACGAAAAGTTCAGTCCTGCGGGGCCTGTGCTGTCCATCCGGGTGTGCCGCGACATGATCACCCGCCGCTCCCTGGGTTATGCCTACGTCAACTTCCAGCAGCCGGCTGACG CTGAGCGGGCCTTGGATACCATGAACTTTGATGTGATTAAGGGAAAGCCAATCCGTATCATGTGGTCTCAGAGGGATCCCTCTTTGAGAAAATCTGGCGTGGGAAATGTCTTCATCAAGAACCTGGACAAATCTATAGATAACAAGGCACTTTATGATACTTTTTCTGCTTTTGGAAACATTCTGTCCTGCAAG GTGGTGTGTGATGAGAACGGCTCTAAGGGTTATGCCTTTGTCCACTTCGAGACCCAGGAGGCTGCCGACAAGGCCATCGAGAAGATGAATGGCATGCTCCTCAATGACCGCAAAGT GTTTGTGGGCAGATTCAAGTCTCGAAAAGAGCGGGAAGCTGAGCTTGGAGCCAAAGCTAAGGAATTCACCAATGTTTATATCAAAAACTTTGGGGAAGAGGTGGATGATGAGAGTCTGAAAGAGCTATTCAGCCAGTTTG GTAAGACTCTAAGTGTCAAGGTGATGAGAGATCCCAGTGGGAAATCCAAAGGCTTTGGCTTTGTGAGTTACGAAAAACACGAGGATGCCAATAAG GCCGTGGAggagatgaatggaaaagaaatcaGCGGGAAAGTCATTTTTGTCGGCCGTGCACAGAAGAAAGTGGAACGGCAGGCCGAGTTAAAGCGAAAATTTGAACAGCTGAAACAGGAGAGAATTAGTCGGTATCAG GGGGTGAACCTCTACATTAAGAACTTGGATGACACCATTGATGATGAGAAGTTAAGGAAAGAGTTTTCTCCTTTTGGATCAATCACCAGTGCTAAG GTGATGCTGGAGGATGGGAGAAGCAAAGGGTTTGGCTTTGTCTGCTTCTCATCCCCTGAAGAGGCAACCAAAGCAGTCACGGAGATGAACGGACGCATCGTGGGCTCCAAGCCACTGTATGTCGCCCtggcccagagaaaggaagagagaaaggctcACCTGACCAACCAGTATATGCAGCGGGTGGCCGGGATGAGAGCGCTCCCCGCCAATGCCATCTTAAATCAGTTCCAGCCTGCAGCTGGGGGCTACTTTGTGCCAGCAGTTCCACAG GCTCAGGGAAGACCTCCATATTACACACCTAACCAGTTAGCACAGATGAGGCCTAATCCACGCTGGCAGCAAGGTGGGAGACCTCAAG GCTTCCAAGGAATGCCAAGTGCTATACGCCAGTCTGGGCCTCGTCCAGCTCTTCGCCATCTGGCTCCAACTGGTAATGCTCCGGCCTCTCGTGGCCTCCCTACTACCGCTCAGAGAGTCG GGTCTGAGTGCCCGGACCGCTTGGCTATGGACTTTGGTGGGGCTGGTGCCGCCCAGCAAGGGCTGACTGACAGCTGCCAGTCTGGAG GTGTTCCCACAGCTGTGCAGAACCTAGCGCCTCGTGCCGCTGTTGCTGCCGCCGCTCCTCGGGCTGTTGCACCTTACAAATACGCCTCCAGTGTCCGCAGCCCTCACCCCGCCATCCAGCCCCTGCAG GCACCCCAGCCTGCGGTCCACGTGCAGGGGCAGGAGCCGCTGACCGCCTCCATGCTGGCCGCAGCACCGCCCCAGGAACAGAAACAGATGCTGG GTGAACGTTTGTTCCCGCTCATCCAGACGATGCACTCAAACCTGGCTGGGAAGATTACGGGGATGCTGCTGGAGATTGACAACTCGGAGCTGCTGCACATGCTGGAGTCCCCCGAGTCTCTCCGCTCCAAG GTGGATGAAGCTGTGGCGGTCCTACAGGCTCATCATGCCAAGAAAGAAGCTGCCCAGAAGGTGGGCGCTGTTGCTGCTGCTACCTCTTAG
- the PABPC4 gene encoding polyadenylate-binding protein 4 isoform X4, protein MNAAASSYPMASLYVGDLHSDVTEAMLYEKFSPAGPVLSIRVCRDMITRRSLGYAYVNFQQPADAERALDTMNFDVIKGKPIRIMWSQRDPSLRKSGVGNVFIKNLDKSIDNKALYDTFSAFGNILSCKVVCDENGSKGYAFVHFETQEAADKAIEKMNGMLLNDRKVFVGRFKSRKEREAELGAKAKEFTNVYIKNFGEEVDDESLKELFSQFGKTLSVKVMRDPSGKSKGFGFVSYEKHEDANKAVEEMNGKEISGKVIFVGRAQKKVERQAELKRKFEQLKQERISRYQGVNLYIKNLDDTIDDEKLRKEFSPFGSITSAKVMLEDGRSKGFGFVCFSSPEEATKAVTEMNGRIVGSKPLYVALAQRKEERKAHLTNQYMQRVAGMRALPANAILNQFQPAAGGYFVPAVPQAQGRPPYYTPNQLAQMRPNPRWQQGFQGMPSAIRQSGPRPALRHLAPTGSECPDRLAMDFGGAGAAQQGLTDSCQSGGVPTAVQNLAPRAAVAAAAPRAVAPYKYASSVRSPHPAIQPLQAPQPAVHVQGQEPLTASMLAAAPPQEQKQMLGERLFPLIQTMHSNLAGKITGMLLEIDNSELLHMLESPESLRSKVDEAVAVLQAHHAKKEAAQKVGAVAAATS, encoded by the exons atgAACGCTGCGGCCAGCAGCTACCCCATGGCCTCCCTGTACGTGGGTGACCTGCACTCGGACGTCACCGAGGCCATGCTGTACGAAAAGTTCAGTCCTGCGGGGCCTGTGCTGTCCATCCGGGTGTGCCGCGACATGATCACCCGCCGCTCCCTGGGTTATGCCTACGTCAACTTCCAGCAGCCGGCTGACG CTGAGCGGGCCTTGGATACCATGAACTTTGATGTGATTAAGGGAAAGCCAATCCGTATCATGTGGTCTCAGAGGGATCCCTCTTTGAGAAAATCTGGCGTGGGAAATGTCTTCATCAAGAACCTGGACAAATCTATAGATAACAAGGCACTTTATGATACTTTTTCTGCTTTTGGAAACATTCTGTCCTGCAAG GTGGTGTGTGATGAGAACGGCTCTAAGGGTTATGCCTTTGTCCACTTCGAGACCCAGGAGGCTGCCGACAAGGCCATCGAGAAGATGAATGGCATGCTCCTCAATGACCGCAAAGT GTTTGTGGGCAGATTCAAGTCTCGAAAAGAGCGGGAAGCTGAGCTTGGAGCCAAAGCTAAGGAATTCACCAATGTTTATATCAAAAACTTTGGGGAAGAGGTGGATGATGAGAGTCTGAAAGAGCTATTCAGCCAGTTTG GTAAGACTCTAAGTGTCAAGGTGATGAGAGATCCCAGTGGGAAATCCAAAGGCTTTGGCTTTGTGAGTTACGAAAAACACGAGGATGCCAATAAG GCCGTGGAggagatgaatggaaaagaaatcaGCGGGAAAGTCATTTTTGTCGGCCGTGCACAGAAGAAAGTGGAACGGCAGGCCGAGTTAAAGCGAAAATTTGAACAGCTGAAACAGGAGAGAATTAGTCGGTATCAG GGGGTGAACCTCTACATTAAGAACTTGGATGACACCATTGATGATGAGAAGTTAAGGAAAGAGTTTTCTCCTTTTGGATCAATCACCAGTGCTAAG GTGATGCTGGAGGATGGGAGAAGCAAAGGGTTTGGCTTTGTCTGCTTCTCATCCCCTGAAGAGGCAACCAAAGCAGTCACGGAGATGAACGGACGCATCGTGGGCTCCAAGCCACTGTATGTCGCCCtggcccagagaaaggaagagagaaaggctcACCTGACCAACCAGTATATGCAGCGGGTGGCCGGGATGAGAGCGCTCCCCGCCAATGCCATCTTAAATCAGTTCCAGCCTGCAGCTGGGGGCTACTTTGTGCCAGCAGTTCCACAG GCTCAGGGAAGACCTCCATATTACACACCTAACCAGTTAGCACAGATGAGGCCTAATCCACGCTGGCAGCAAG GCTTCCAAGGAATGCCAAGTGCTATACGCCAGTCTGGGCCTCGTCCAGCTCTTCGCCATCTGGCTCCAACTG GGTCTGAGTGCCCGGACCGCTTGGCTATGGACTTTGGTGGGGCTGGTGCCGCCCAGCAAGGGCTGACTGACAGCTGCCAGTCTGGAG GTGTTCCCACAGCTGTGCAGAACCTAGCGCCTCGTGCCGCTGTTGCTGCCGCCGCTCCTCGGGCTGTTGCACCTTACAAATACGCCTCCAGTGTCCGCAGCCCTCACCCCGCCATCCAGCCCCTGCAG GCACCCCAGCCTGCGGTCCACGTGCAGGGGCAGGAGCCGCTGACCGCCTCCATGCTGGCCGCAGCACCGCCCCAGGAACAGAAACAGATGCTGG GTGAACGTTTGTTCCCGCTCATCCAGACGATGCACTCAAACCTGGCTGGGAAGATTACGGGGATGCTGCTGGAGATTGACAACTCGGAGCTGCTGCACATGCTGGAGTCCCCCGAGTCTCTCCGCTCCAAG GTGGATGAAGCTGTGGCGGTCCTACAGGCTCATCATGCCAAGAAAGAAGCTGCCCAGAAGGTGGGCGCTGTTGCTGCTGCTACCTCTTAG
- the PABPC4 gene encoding polyadenylate-binding protein 4 isoform X7 — MSQPWPHLGINWHTQGGYWFSAQVWPAPTSPLQGWFVGRFKSRKEREAELGAKAKEFTNVYIKNFGEEVDDESLKELFSQFGKTLSVKVMRDPSGKSKGFGFVSYEKHEDANKAVEEMNGKEISGKVIFVGRAQKKVERQAELKRKFEQLKQERISRYQGVNLYIKNLDDTIDDEKLRKEFSPFGSITSAKVMLEDGRSKGFGFVCFSSPEEATKAVTEMNGRIVGSKPLYVALAQRKEERKAHLTNQYMQRVAGMRALPANAILNQFQPAAGGYFVPAVPQAQGRPPYYTPNQLAQMRPNPRWQQGGRPQGFQGMPSAIRQSGPRPALRHLAPTGNAPASRGLPTTAQRVGSECPDRLAMDFGGAGAAQQGLTDSCQSGGVPTAVQNLAPRAAVAAAAPRAVAPYKYASSVRSPHPAIQPLQAPQPAVHVQGQEPLTASMLAAAPPQEQKQMLGERLFPLIQTMHSNLAGKITGMLLEIDNSELLHMLESPESLRSKVDEAVAVLQAHHAKKEAAQKVGAVAAATS, encoded by the exons ATGAGCCAGCCGTGGCCCCACCTCGGTATTAACTGGCACACACAAGGCGGCTACTGGTTCTCGGCCCAAGTGTGGCCTGCTCCTACCTCTCCACTCCAGGGCTG GTTTGTGGGCAGATTCAAGTCTCGAAAAGAGCGGGAAGCTGAGCTTGGAGCCAAAGCTAAGGAATTCACCAATGTTTATATCAAAAACTTTGGGGAAGAGGTGGATGATGAGAGTCTGAAAGAGCTATTCAGCCAGTTTG GTAAGACTCTAAGTGTCAAGGTGATGAGAGATCCCAGTGGGAAATCCAAAGGCTTTGGCTTTGTGAGTTACGAAAAACACGAGGATGCCAATAAG GCCGTGGAggagatgaatggaaaagaaatcaGCGGGAAAGTCATTTTTGTCGGCCGTGCACAGAAGAAAGTGGAACGGCAGGCCGAGTTAAAGCGAAAATTTGAACAGCTGAAACAGGAGAGAATTAGTCGGTATCAG GGGGTGAACCTCTACATTAAGAACTTGGATGACACCATTGATGATGAGAAGTTAAGGAAAGAGTTTTCTCCTTTTGGATCAATCACCAGTGCTAAG GTGATGCTGGAGGATGGGAGAAGCAAAGGGTTTGGCTTTGTCTGCTTCTCATCCCCTGAAGAGGCAACCAAAGCAGTCACGGAGATGAACGGACGCATCGTGGGCTCCAAGCCACTGTATGTCGCCCtggcccagagaaaggaagagagaaaggctcACCTGACCAACCAGTATATGCAGCGGGTGGCCGGGATGAGAGCGCTCCCCGCCAATGCCATCTTAAATCAGTTCCAGCCTGCAGCTGGGGGCTACTTTGTGCCAGCAGTTCCACAG GCTCAGGGAAGACCTCCATATTACACACCTAACCAGTTAGCACAGATGAGGCCTAATCCACGCTGGCAGCAAGGTGGGAGACCTCAAG GCTTCCAAGGAATGCCAAGTGCTATACGCCAGTCTGGGCCTCGTCCAGCTCTTCGCCATCTGGCTCCAACTGGTAATGCTCCGGCCTCTCGTGGCCTCCCTACTACCGCTCAGAGAGTCG GGTCTGAGTGCCCGGACCGCTTGGCTATGGACTTTGGTGGGGCTGGTGCCGCCCAGCAAGGGCTGACTGACAGCTGCCAGTCTGGAG GTGTTCCCACAGCTGTGCAGAACCTAGCGCCTCGTGCCGCTGTTGCTGCCGCCGCTCCTCGGGCTGTTGCACCTTACAAATACGCCTCCAGTGTCCGCAGCCCTCACCCCGCCATCCAGCCCCTGCAG GCACCCCAGCCTGCGGTCCACGTGCAGGGGCAGGAGCCGCTGACCGCCTCCATGCTGGCCGCAGCACCGCCCCAGGAACAGAAACAGATGCTGG GTGAACGTTTGTTCCCGCTCATCCAGACGATGCACTCAAACCTGGCTGGGAAGATTACGGGGATGCTGCTGGAGATTGACAACTCGGAGCTGCTGCACATGCTGGAGTCCCCCGAGTCTCTCCGCTCCAAG GTGGATGAAGCTGTGGCGGTCCTACAGGCTCATCATGCCAAGAAAGAAGCTGCCCAGAAGGTGGGCGCTGTTGCTGCTGCTACCTCTTAG
- the PABPC4 gene encoding polyadenylate-binding protein 4 isoform X2, which translates to MNAAASSYPMASLYVGDLHSDVTEAMLYEKFSPAGPVLSIRVCRDMITRRSLGYAYVNFQQPADAERALDTMNFDVIKGKPIRIMWSQRDPSLRKSGVGNVFIKNLDKSIDNKALYDTFSAFGNILSCKVVCDENGSKGYAFVHFETQEAADKAIEKMNGMLLNDRKVFVGRFKSRKEREAELGAKAKEFTNVYIKNFGEEVDDESLKELFSQFGKTLSVKVMRDPSGKSKGFGFVSYEKHEDANKAVEEMNGKEISGKVIFVGRAQKKVERQAELKRKFEQLKQERISRYQGVNLYIKNLDDTIDDEKLRKEFSPFGSITSAKVMLEDGRSKGFGFVCFSSPEEATKAVTEMNGRIVGSKPLYVALAQRKEERKAHLTNQYMQRVAGMRALPANAILNQFQPAAGGYFVPAVPQAQGRPPYYTPNQLAQMRPNPRWQQGFQGMPSAIRQSGPRPALRHLAPTGNAPASRGLPTTAQRVGSECPDRLAMDFGGAGAAQQGLTDSCQSGGVPTAVQNLAPRAAVAAAAPRAVAPYKYASSVRSPHPAIQPLQAPQPAVHVQGQEPLTASMLAAAPPQEQKQMLGERLFPLIQTMHSNLAGKITGMLLEIDNSELLHMLESPESLRSKVDEAVAVLQAHHAKKEAAQKVGAVAAATS; encoded by the exons atgAACGCTGCGGCCAGCAGCTACCCCATGGCCTCCCTGTACGTGGGTGACCTGCACTCGGACGTCACCGAGGCCATGCTGTACGAAAAGTTCAGTCCTGCGGGGCCTGTGCTGTCCATCCGGGTGTGCCGCGACATGATCACCCGCCGCTCCCTGGGTTATGCCTACGTCAACTTCCAGCAGCCGGCTGACG CTGAGCGGGCCTTGGATACCATGAACTTTGATGTGATTAAGGGAAAGCCAATCCGTATCATGTGGTCTCAGAGGGATCCCTCTTTGAGAAAATCTGGCGTGGGAAATGTCTTCATCAAGAACCTGGACAAATCTATAGATAACAAGGCACTTTATGATACTTTTTCTGCTTTTGGAAACATTCTGTCCTGCAAG GTGGTGTGTGATGAGAACGGCTCTAAGGGTTATGCCTTTGTCCACTTCGAGACCCAGGAGGCTGCCGACAAGGCCATCGAGAAGATGAATGGCATGCTCCTCAATGACCGCAAAGT GTTTGTGGGCAGATTCAAGTCTCGAAAAGAGCGGGAAGCTGAGCTTGGAGCCAAAGCTAAGGAATTCACCAATGTTTATATCAAAAACTTTGGGGAAGAGGTGGATGATGAGAGTCTGAAAGAGCTATTCAGCCAGTTTG GTAAGACTCTAAGTGTCAAGGTGATGAGAGATCCCAGTGGGAAATCCAAAGGCTTTGGCTTTGTGAGTTACGAAAAACACGAGGATGCCAATAAG GCCGTGGAggagatgaatggaaaagaaatcaGCGGGAAAGTCATTTTTGTCGGCCGTGCACAGAAGAAAGTGGAACGGCAGGCCGAGTTAAAGCGAAAATTTGAACAGCTGAAACAGGAGAGAATTAGTCGGTATCAG GGGGTGAACCTCTACATTAAGAACTTGGATGACACCATTGATGATGAGAAGTTAAGGAAAGAGTTTTCTCCTTTTGGATCAATCACCAGTGCTAAG GTGATGCTGGAGGATGGGAGAAGCAAAGGGTTTGGCTTTGTCTGCTTCTCATCCCCTGAAGAGGCAACCAAAGCAGTCACGGAGATGAACGGACGCATCGTGGGCTCCAAGCCACTGTATGTCGCCCtggcccagagaaaggaagagagaaaggctcACCTGACCAACCAGTATATGCAGCGGGTGGCCGGGATGAGAGCGCTCCCCGCCAATGCCATCTTAAATCAGTTCCAGCCTGCAGCTGGGGGCTACTTTGTGCCAGCAGTTCCACAG GCTCAGGGAAGACCTCCATATTACACACCTAACCAGTTAGCACAGATGAGGCCTAATCCACGCTGGCAGCAAG GCTTCCAAGGAATGCCAAGTGCTATACGCCAGTCTGGGCCTCGTCCAGCTCTTCGCCATCTGGCTCCAACTGGTAATGCTCCGGCCTCTCGTGGCCTCCCTACTACCGCTCAGAGAGTCG GGTCTGAGTGCCCGGACCGCTTGGCTATGGACTTTGGTGGGGCTGGTGCCGCCCAGCAAGGGCTGACTGACAGCTGCCAGTCTGGAG GTGTTCCCACAGCTGTGCAGAACCTAGCGCCTCGTGCCGCTGTTGCTGCCGCCGCTCCTCGGGCTGTTGCACCTTACAAATACGCCTCCAGTGTCCGCAGCCCTCACCCCGCCATCCAGCCCCTGCAG GCACCCCAGCCTGCGGTCCACGTGCAGGGGCAGGAGCCGCTGACCGCCTCCATGCTGGCCGCAGCACCGCCCCAGGAACAGAAACAGATGCTGG GTGAACGTTTGTTCCCGCTCATCCAGACGATGCACTCAAACCTGGCTGGGAAGATTACGGGGATGCTGCTGGAGATTGACAACTCGGAGCTGCTGCACATGCTGGAGTCCCCCGAGTCTCTCCGCTCCAAG GTGGATGAAGCTGTGGCGGTCCTACAGGCTCATCATGCCAAGAAAGAAGCTGCCCAGAAGGTGGGCGCTGTTGCTGCTGCTACCTCTTAG
- the PABPC4 gene encoding polyadenylate-binding protein 4 isoform X6, which yields MNAAASSYPMASLYVGDLHSDVTEAMLYEKFSPAGPVLSIRVCRDMITRRSLGYAYVNFQQPADAERALDTMNFDVIKGKPIRIMWSQRDPSLRKSGVGNVFIKNLDKSIDNKALYDTFSAFGNILSCKVVCDENGSKGYAFVHFETQEAADKAIEKMNGMLLNDRKVFVGRFKSRKEREAELGAKAKEFTNVYIKNFGEEVDDESLKELFSQFGKTLSVKVMRDPSGKSKGFGFVSYEKHEDANKAVEEMNGKEISGKVIFVGRAQKKVERQAELKRKFEQLKQERISRYQGVNLYIKNLDDTIDDEKLRKEFSPFGSITSAKVMLEDGRSKGFGFVCFSSPEEATKAVTEMNGRIVGSKPLYVALAQRKEERKAHLTNQYMQRVAGMRALPANAILNQFQPAAGGYFVPAVPQAQGRPPYYTPNQLAQMRPNPRWQQGGRPQGFQGMPSAIRQSGPRPALRHLAPTGVPTAVQNLAPRAAVAAAAPRAVAPYKYASSVRSPHPAIQPLQAPQPAVHVQGQEPLTASMLAAAPPQEQKQMLGERLFPLIQTMHSNLAGKITGMLLEIDNSELLHMLESPESLRSKVDEAVAVLQAHHAKKEAAQKVGAVAAATS from the exons atgAACGCTGCGGCCAGCAGCTACCCCATGGCCTCCCTGTACGTGGGTGACCTGCACTCGGACGTCACCGAGGCCATGCTGTACGAAAAGTTCAGTCCTGCGGGGCCTGTGCTGTCCATCCGGGTGTGCCGCGACATGATCACCCGCCGCTCCCTGGGTTATGCCTACGTCAACTTCCAGCAGCCGGCTGACG CTGAGCGGGCCTTGGATACCATGAACTTTGATGTGATTAAGGGAAAGCCAATCCGTATCATGTGGTCTCAGAGGGATCCCTCTTTGAGAAAATCTGGCGTGGGAAATGTCTTCATCAAGAACCTGGACAAATCTATAGATAACAAGGCACTTTATGATACTTTTTCTGCTTTTGGAAACATTCTGTCCTGCAAG GTGGTGTGTGATGAGAACGGCTCTAAGGGTTATGCCTTTGTCCACTTCGAGACCCAGGAGGCTGCCGACAAGGCCATCGAGAAGATGAATGGCATGCTCCTCAATGACCGCAAAGT GTTTGTGGGCAGATTCAAGTCTCGAAAAGAGCGGGAAGCTGAGCTTGGAGCCAAAGCTAAGGAATTCACCAATGTTTATATCAAAAACTTTGGGGAAGAGGTGGATGATGAGAGTCTGAAAGAGCTATTCAGCCAGTTTG GTAAGACTCTAAGTGTCAAGGTGATGAGAGATCCCAGTGGGAAATCCAAAGGCTTTGGCTTTGTGAGTTACGAAAAACACGAGGATGCCAATAAG GCCGTGGAggagatgaatggaaaagaaatcaGCGGGAAAGTCATTTTTGTCGGCCGTGCACAGAAGAAAGTGGAACGGCAGGCCGAGTTAAAGCGAAAATTTGAACAGCTGAAACAGGAGAGAATTAGTCGGTATCAG GGGGTGAACCTCTACATTAAGAACTTGGATGACACCATTGATGATGAGAAGTTAAGGAAAGAGTTTTCTCCTTTTGGATCAATCACCAGTGCTAAG GTGATGCTGGAGGATGGGAGAAGCAAAGGGTTTGGCTTTGTCTGCTTCTCATCCCCTGAAGAGGCAACCAAAGCAGTCACGGAGATGAACGGACGCATCGTGGGCTCCAAGCCACTGTATGTCGCCCtggcccagagaaaggaagagagaaaggctcACCTGACCAACCAGTATATGCAGCGGGTGGCCGGGATGAGAGCGCTCCCCGCCAATGCCATCTTAAATCAGTTCCAGCCTGCAGCTGGGGGCTACTTTGTGCCAGCAGTTCCACAG GCTCAGGGAAGACCTCCATATTACACACCTAACCAGTTAGCACAGATGAGGCCTAATCCACGCTGGCAGCAAGGTGGGAGACCTCAAG GCTTCCAAGGAATGCCAAGTGCTATACGCCAGTCTGGGCCTCGTCCAGCTCTTCGCCATCTGGCTCCAACTG GTGTTCCCACAGCTGTGCAGAACCTAGCGCCTCGTGCCGCTGTTGCTGCCGCCGCTCCTCGGGCTGTTGCACCTTACAAATACGCCTCCAGTGTCCGCAGCCCTCACCCCGCCATCCAGCCCCTGCAG GCACCCCAGCCTGCGGTCCACGTGCAGGGGCAGGAGCCGCTGACCGCCTCCATGCTGGCCGCAGCACCGCCCCAGGAACAGAAACAGATGCTGG GTGAACGTTTGTTCCCGCTCATCCAGACGATGCACTCAAACCTGGCTGGGAAGATTACGGGGATGCTGCTGGAGATTGACAACTCGGAGCTGCTGCACATGCTGGAGTCCCCCGAGTCTCTCCGCTCCAAG GTGGATGAAGCTGTGGCGGTCCTACAGGCTCATCATGCCAAGAAAGAAGCTGCCCAGAAGGTGGGCGCTGTTGCTGCTGCTACCTCTTAG